A window from Salvia miltiorrhiza cultivar Shanhuang (shh) chromosome 2, IMPLAD_Smil_shh, whole genome shotgun sequence encodes these proteins:
- the LOC131009149 gene encoding phospholipase A1-IIdelta-like — protein MEKSINDVAAPSWAELLGSNNWEGLLDPLDLSLRRFLLHCGDLVQCVGDAYIRDNSPYVGNSRYGEKTFFRKVKFPSASAYQISSFLYATSTLDIFPDSETNFIGYVATSTSTIPGRGRVIYVAWRGTESTLEWLNNAHIVPVPASAITPDAPGNVMDGWIRIYTSSNPNSQFGKLSAREQLRAQILQLRDQYKDENLSIVVAGHSLGAALAVLSAFDLVENVVPDIPVTAIVFACPRVGDGAFVERLGTHPSLKILHTKNLLDPVPNLPPVEFGYTDAGVELVVDGSKSPSLKPTDNNGDFHNLQGILHAVAGWHGAEGEFEVVVKRSLALVNKASNLLTKECQIPESWWVAENKGMMLDQDGEWVLKPPLDDNDDDCPAVPE, from the coding sequence ATGGAAAAAAGCATTAACGATGTTGCAGCGCCGTCATGGGCGGAGCTCCTCGGCAGCAACAACTGGGAAGGGCTACTTGACCCCTTAGACCTCTCCCTCCGCCGCTTCCTCCTCCACTGCGGCGACCTCGTCCAGTGCGTCGGCGACGCCTACATCAGGGATAACTCCCCCTACGTCGGCAACAGCCGCTACGGCGAGAAAACCTTCTTCCGCAAGGTCAAGTTCCCCTCCGCCTCCGCTTACCAGATCTCCTCCTTCCTCTACGCCACCTCCACCCTCGACATCTTCCCCGACAGCGAGACCAACTTCATCGGCTAcgtcgccacctccacctccaccatcCCCGGCCGCGGCCGCGTGATCTACGTCGCCTGGCGCGGCACCGAGTCCACCCTCGAGTGGCTCAACAACGCGCACATCGTGCCCGTCCCCGCGTCCGCCATCACCCCCGACGCCCCCGGCAATGTCATGGACGGCTGGATCAGAATCTACACCTcctcaaaccctaattcccaATTCGGAAAGCTCAGCGCCCGCGAGCAGCTCCGCGCCCAGATTCTCCAACTTCGGGATCAATACAAAGATGAAAACCTCAGCATAGTGGTGGCGGGGCACAGCCTGGGCGCGGCGCTGGCCGTGCTCTCGGCGTTCGACCTCGTCGAGAACGTCGTCCCCGACATCCCCGTGACGGCCATCGTCTTCGCCTGCCCGCGGGTCGGGGACGGCGCGTTCGTGGAGAGGCTCGGGACGCACCCGAGCCTGAAGATCCTGCACACGAAGAACTTGCTCGACCCGGTTCCGAACCTCCCGCCGGTCGAATTCGGGTACACGGATGCCGGCGTGGAGCTGGTGGTCGACGGCAGCAAGTCGCCGTCGCTGAAGCCGACGGATAATAATGGGGACTTTCATAATTTGCAGGGGATACTGCACGCGGTGGCGGGGTGGCACGGGGCGGAGGGGGAGTTCGAGGTGGTGGTGAAGAGGAGCTTGGCGTTGGTGAATAAGGCGAGTAACTTACTGACTAAAGAGTGTCAGATCCCGGAGTCGTGGTGGGTGGCGGAGAATAAAGGGATGATGCTTGATCAGGACGGGGAGTGGGTGTTGAAGCCGCCGCTCGACGACAACGACGACGATTGCCCCGCCGTGCCGGAGTGA